From Sporosarcina sp. 6E9, a single genomic window includes:
- a CDS encoding catalase, with translation MSNNENQKKFTTAAGAPVVDNQNSMTAGPRGPMLLQDVWFLEKMAHFDREVIPERRMHAKGSGAHGTFTVTHDITKYTSAKVFSEVGKKTDVFARFSTVAGERGAADAERDIRGFSLRFYTEQGNWDVVGNNTPVFFFRDPLQFPDLNHAVKRDPRTNMRSANNNWDFWTSLPEALHQVTILMSDRGIPKTYQNMHGFGSHTFSMINAENERVWVKFHFRTQQGIENLTDKDAAELVGVDRESHQRDLYESIENGDFPKWKMYIQVMTEEEAANMPYNPFDLTKVWYKKDFPLIEVGEFELNRNPDNYFAEVEQLAVTPANVVPGISFSPDKMLQGRLFSYGDAQRYRLGVNHHQIPINQPKCPVHSFHRDGAMRVDGNLGSTLHYEPNSYGEWQEQPQYKEPALDIHGAADRWDFREDDDNYFEQPGKLFNLMNDEQKQALFLNTAANMSGVDKHIKLRHITHCYKADPAYGEGVAEALGIPLNEIEAAAAASFEPK, from the coding sequence ATGAGTAATAATGAAAATCAAAAAAAATTCACTACAGCTGCCGGTGCTCCGGTTGTTGACAATCAAAACTCAATGACAGCGGGCCCAAGAGGTCCTATGCTACTCCAAGATGTATGGTTCTTAGAAAAGATGGCTCATTTCGATCGCGAGGTTATTCCTGAGCGACGCATGCACGCCAAAGGTTCCGGCGCGCATGGTACATTTACGGTTACGCATGATATCACAAAGTACACAAGCGCAAAGGTTTTCTCCGAAGTTGGTAAGAAAACAGATGTCTTCGCTCGTTTCTCCACAGTTGCTGGTGAACGCGGTGCTGCAGACGCTGAACGTGATATTCGCGGGTTTTCACTTAGATTTTATACGGAACAAGGAAACTGGGACGTTGTTGGAAATAATACACCTGTATTCTTTTTCCGAGATCCATTACAATTCCCTGACTTGAACCATGCTGTTAAACGTGATCCGCGGACAAACATGCGAAGTGCAAATAATAACTGGGATTTCTGGACATCATTACCTGAAGCACTTCACCAAGTAACAATTTTGATGAGTGATCGCGGTATTCCAAAAACGTATCAAAATATGCACGGTTTCGGAAGTCATACATTTAGTATGATTAACGCTGAAAACGAACGAGTTTGGGTTAAATTCCATTTCCGTACACAACAAGGTATTGAAAATTTAACGGATAAAGATGCTGCTGAACTTGTCGGTGTCGACCGTGAAAGTCATCAACGTGATTTATATGAATCTATCGAAAACGGCGATTTCCCGAAATGGAAAATGTACATCCAAGTGATGACAGAAGAAGAAGCAGCTAACATGCCGTACAACCCATTTGATTTAACAAAAGTATGGTATAAGAAAGATTTTCCACTTATTGAAGTAGGAGAATTCGAACTAAATCGAAACCCGGACAACTATTTTGCGGAAGTAGAACAACTGGCAGTTACACCAGCCAACGTCGTACCAGGCATCAGCTTCTCACCTGACAAAATGTTGCAAGGTCGCCTGTTCTCATACGGCGATGCACAGCGTTATCGTTTAGGCGTTAATCACCATCAAATTCCGATTAACCAACCTAAATGCCCGGTTCATAGCTTCCACCGCGATGGCGCCATGCGCGTTGACGGAAACTTAGGAAGTACGCTTCATTATGAACCAAACAGCTACGGCGAATGGCAAGAGCAACCACAGTATAAAGAACCTGCCCTTGATATTCATGGTGCCGCGGACCGTTGGGATTTCAGAGAAGATGATGATAACTACTTTGAACAACCAGGAAAACTGTTTAACTTAATGAACGATGAGCAGAAACAAGCGCTATTCTTAAATACAGCTGCTAATATGAGCGGTGTCGATAAACATATTAAACTTCGTCATATTACACATTGCTATAAAGCGGATCCTGCATATGGTGAAGGTGTAGCAGAAGCACTTGGCATTCCGTTGAATGAAATCGAAGCTGCTGCAGCCGCATCATTCGAACCAAAATAA
- a CDS encoding NRDE family protein: MCLINFHLQNHPNYKLIVAANRDEFYARPTRPAQFWEDEPNLLAGRDLVQMGTWLGITKSGRFAALTNYRDPAQFGVVKRSRGEIVQNFLVEDTSPLDYIQQLSENKDLYNGFNIVIGNTDRLHYYNNINHQVMDIPKGTHGLSNHFLNTPWPKVTKGKIMLKDYVTKNEIVDADELFTILLNAELAEDENLPNTGVGLELERQLSPLFIQTPDYGTRCSTVLFVDHDNNVTFIERTYENGQLKLENNYSFQISY, translated from the coding sequence ATGTGTTTAATAAACTTCCATCTACAAAATCATCCAAACTACAAATTGATTGTTGCGGCAAATCGCGATGAATTTTATGCGCGCCCTACCCGACCTGCACAATTCTGGGAAGACGAGCCCAATCTCTTAGCTGGGCGCGATTTAGTGCAAATGGGCACATGGTTGGGCATTACAAAAAGCGGGCGATTTGCGGCTTTAACAAATTACCGCGACCCAGCTCAATTTGGTGTAGTTAAACGGTCACGCGGCGAGATTGTCCAGAACTTTTTAGTTGAAGATACTTCCCCGTTAGACTATATACAACAGCTAAGCGAAAATAAGGATCTATATAATGGATTTAATATTGTTATCGGGAACACAGATAGACTACATTATTATAATAATATTAACCATCAAGTAATGGACATTCCAAAAGGTACACATGGTCTAAGTAACCACTTTCTCAATACGCCTTGGCCGAAAGTAACAAAAGGAAAAATAATGTTGAAAGATTATGTAACAAAGAATGAAATAGTCGATGCCGATGAACTCTTCACTATTTTACTGAATGCGGAACTAGCTGAAGATGAAAATTTACCGAATACGGGTGTCGGACTAGAACTTGAACGGCAATTATCCCCCCTATTCATTCAAACGCCCGATTATGGTACTCGGTGTTCTACTGTATTATTCGTTGATCACGATAATAATGTGACATTCATTGAACGAACATATGAAAACGGGCAATTAAAACTTGAAAACAACTATTCTTTTCAAATCTCTTATTAG